In Agrobacterium sp. RAC06, a single window of DNA contains:
- a CDS encoding alpha-D-ribose 1-methylphosphonate 5-phosphate C-P-lyase PhnJ — MSAPATELATYNFAYLDEQTKRMIRRAILKAIAIPGYQVPFASREMPMPYGWGTGGVQVTASIIGRDDTLKVIDQGADDTTNAVSIRAFFQKVADVAVTTKTSEATIIQTRHRIPEEKLREGQVLVYQVPIPEPLRFLEPRETETRKMHALEEYGLMHVKLYEDIARHGRIATTYAYPVKVEGRYVMDPSPTPKFDNPKMHMSEALQLFGAGREKRIYAVPPFTEVVSLDFEDHPFEIQTFDKPCALCGAHNVYLDEVVLDDKGGRMFVCSDTDHCETRQAEGHVGEMLAKNKEAAE; from the coding sequence ATGAGCGCGCCGGCAACCGAACTCGCGACCTATAATTTCGCCTATCTGGACGAACAGACCAAACGCATGATCCGCCGCGCGATCCTGAAAGCGATCGCCATCCCCGGCTATCAGGTGCCGTTTGCCAGCCGCGAAATGCCGATGCCCTATGGCTGGGGTACCGGCGGCGTGCAGGTGACAGCCTCGATCATTGGCCGCGACGACACGCTGAAGGTCATTGATCAGGGCGCTGACGACACGACAAATGCCGTGTCCATCCGCGCCTTCTTCCAGAAGGTCGCAGACGTCGCCGTCACCACCAAGACCAGCGAAGCGACGATCATCCAGACTCGTCACCGCATTCCCGAAGAAAAGCTGAGGGAAGGCCAGGTGCTGGTCTACCAGGTGCCGATCCCGGAACCGCTGCGTTTCCTCGAACCGCGCGAGACCGAGACCCGCAAGATGCATGCGCTGGAAGAATACGGCCTAATGCATGTGAAGCTCTACGAAGACATCGCCAGGCACGGCCGCATCGCAACGACCTATGCCTATCCGGTGAAGGTCGAGGGCCGCTACGTCATGGACCCGTCGCCGACGCCGAAGTTCGACAATCCCAAGATGCACATGTCGGAGGCGCTTCAGCTCTTCGGCGCCGGCCGCGAGAAACGCATCTATGCGGTCCCGCCCTTCACTGAAGTCGTCAGCCTCGACTTCGAGGATCACCCCTTCGAGATCCAGACATTCGACAAGCCCTGCGCGCTCTGCGGCGCCCACAACGTCTATCTCGACGAGGTTGTACTCGACGACAAGGGCGGCCGGATGTTCGTCTGCTCCGATACCGACCATTGCGAGACGCGCCAGGCCGAGGGCCATGTCGGCGAAATGCTCGCGAAGAATAAGGAGGCCGCCGAATGA
- a CDS encoding carbon-phosphorus lyase complex subunit PhnI: MYVAVKGGEKAIANAHKLLADRRRGDRSLPSVTIDQIVAQLGLAVDRVMAEASLYDCTLAALALKQSRGDMIEAIFLLRAYRTTLPRFGTSRPIETAEMRVERRVSATYKDLPGGQLLGPTFDYTHRLLDPSLLDDETVDMGEQREEGLDPVMRVSDILDGEGLIEPDGEMPEDHIAGDITREPMEFPMPRDLRLQALARGDEGFLLALGYSTQRGYGRTHPFVGEIRMGLVEVEFDVPELGFAVSLGEIRVTECQMVNQFKGSAKAPPQFTRGYGLVFGQSERKAMSMSLVDRALRTDEFGEDVVAPAQDEEFVISHCDNVQATGFVEHLKLPHYVDFQAELDLVRRMRAKHDANKTDLTDLKEAAE, from the coding sequence ATGTATGTAGCCGTCAAGGGTGGCGAAAAAGCCATCGCCAACGCCCACAAGCTTCTCGCCGACCGCCGCCGGGGTGACAGGTCGCTGCCGTCGGTGACGATCGATCAGATCGTGGCCCAGCTCGGTCTCGCCGTCGACCGGGTCATGGCCGAGGCCTCGCTCTACGACTGCACGCTCGCAGCCCTCGCCCTGAAGCAGTCGCGCGGCGACATGATCGAGGCGATCTTCCTCCTGCGCGCCTACCGCACAACGCTGCCGCGCTTCGGCACGTCTCGTCCGATCGAAACGGCCGAGATGCGCGTCGAGCGCCGTGTCTCCGCCACCTACAAGGATCTGCCCGGCGGACAGCTGCTGGGCCCCACCTTCGACTATACCCATCGCCTGCTCGATCCCTCGCTGCTCGATGACGAGACGGTGGATATGGGCGAGCAGCGCGAGGAAGGTCTCGATCCAGTCATGCGGGTCTCCGACATCCTCGATGGCGAAGGCCTGATCGAGCCGGATGGCGAGATGCCCGAGGATCATATCGCCGGCGACATCACCCGCGAGCCGATGGAATTTCCGATGCCCCGCGACCTGCGTCTGCAGGCGCTTGCCCGCGGCGACGAAGGCTTCCTTCTGGCACTCGGCTATTCGACCCAGCGCGGCTATGGCCGCACCCATCCCTTCGTCGGCGAAATCCGCATGGGGCTGGTCGAAGTCGAATTCGACGTGCCGGAACTCGGCTTTGCGGTTTCACTCGGCGAGATCCGCGTCACCGAATGCCAGATGGTCAACCAGTTCAAGGGTTCGGCCAAGGCTCCACCGCAATTCACCCGCGGCTATGGCCTCGTCTTCGGCCAGAGCGAACGCAAGGCCATGTCCATGTCACTGGTGGATCGGGCGCTCCGAACCGACGAATTCGGCGAGGATGTCGTCGCCCCCGCCCAGGACGAGGAATTCGTGATTTCCCATTGCGACAACGTCCAGGCGACCGGCTTCGTCGAACACCTGAAGCTGCCGCATTACGTCGACTTCCAGGCCGAACTGGATCTCGTCCGCCGCATGCGGGCAAAGCACGACGCCAACAAGACAGATCTGACCGACCTGAAGGAGGCCGCAGAATGA
- the phnG gene encoding phosphonate C-P lyase system protein PhnG, with the protein MEKATDIDRGAQTARKRIVDLLARATLAELQDALTAFDPAPVYTALRGPETGLVMVKGRIGGGGAPFNLGEATVSRASIRLSDGRIGHGYRLGTDRKSAQLSAVLDALAQDEAGRALAETRLLAPLEARVAAEAAKLETETAATKVDFFTMVRGED; encoded by the coding sequence ATGGAAAAAGCCACCGACATCGATCGCGGCGCCCAGACCGCCAGGAAGCGGATCGTCGATCTGCTTGCCAGGGCCACGCTCGCCGAACTTCAAGACGCCCTCACCGCCTTCGACCCGGCACCGGTCTACACCGCCCTGCGCGGACCCGAAACTGGTCTCGTGATGGTCAAGGGCCGCATCGGCGGCGGCGGTGCCCCCTTCAATCTCGGCGAAGCGACCGTCAGCCGCGCGAGCATTCGGCTCTCTGACGGCCGGATCGGTCATGGCTACCGCCTGGGAACTGACCGCAAGTCAGCACAGCTTTCGGCCGTGCTCGACGCGCTGGCGCAGGACGAAGCCGGCCGAGCCCTGGCTGAAACACGCCTCCTGGCACCGCTCGAAGCACGCGTCGCGGCGGAAGCCGCAAAGCTCGAAACCGAAACGGCCGCCACGAAGGTCGATTTCTTCACCATGGTTCGCGGAGAAGACTGA
- the phnE gene encoding phosphonate ABC transporter, permease protein PhnE gives MSMMNAAELNRLAERYPQVLERSLWQRYRIPASLGILAFYFLFCWWFFAIGKTMSEANWGIAGNYLADWVSYEIRPEFEIDRDGALTINYPRFDPIGPNPNPDWIETKRETITRAEPQAPAAAAPAPATATPSSTFSFMTSPTPQASTGAASIETNVAAAQATSEEVITEAQVALSGTARIDIAGDRVTLVRGEETVTLLLDPARDTVTVEGARPDWVEQRLEGGRVIAYFGSAGWLDVSSDRVRVRKRFFGWENFIFDTNSPFFGLSSGEVWQTITSGERIDPKMSNLALAWNNILYNASWQHLDVWTKLLQTIVMAFMGTLLAMLVAFPLSFIAARNITRNRPVNQITKRFFDFVRSVDMLIWALFFTRAFGPGPLAGISAIFVTDTGTLGKLYAEALENIDDKQREGVKSVGAPAAAVQRFGVLPQVMPVFASQALYFWESNTRSATIIGAVGAGGIGLKLWEAMRTNSDWENVAYMVLLILIVVFIFDAISNSLRSRLMGKSRH, from the coding sequence ATGTCCATGATGAACGCTGCCGAACTGAACCGTCTGGCCGAACGCTATCCGCAGGTGCTGGAGCGCAGCCTCTGGCAACGCTATCGCATTCCGGCTTCGCTCGGCATCCTGGCCTTTTACTTCCTCTTTTGCTGGTGGTTCTTCGCCATTGGCAAAACGATGTCGGAGGCCAATTGGGGCATCGCCGGCAACTACCTTGCCGACTGGGTCTCTTACGAGATACGCCCGGAATTCGAAATCGACCGCGACGGAGCGTTGACGATCAATTATCCGCGCTTCGATCCCATCGGACCAAACCCGAACCCGGACTGGATCGAGACGAAACGCGAAACGATCACCCGGGCCGAGCCGCAGGCCCCTGCAGCCGCGGCGCCGGCCCCGGCGACCGCCACGCCGAGCTCGACCTTCAGTTTCATGACGTCTCCCACGCCGCAGGCATCAACTGGGGCCGCGAGCATCGAGACCAATGTCGCCGCAGCTCAAGCAACCTCCGAGGAAGTGATCACCGAAGCACAGGTGGCACTCTCCGGCACGGCCCGTATCGACATTGCCGGTGATCGCGTCACACTTGTTCGCGGCGAAGAAACAGTGACCCTGTTGCTCGATCCCGCCAGGGACACCGTGACGGTCGAAGGCGCACGTCCCGACTGGGTGGAGCAGCGCCTCGAAGGCGGCCGCGTGATCGCCTATTTCGGCTCGGCCGGCTGGCTCGACGTCTCCTCGGATCGCGTCCGCGTCCGCAAGCGGTTCTTCGGCTGGGAGAATTTCATCTTTGATACCAACTCGCCCTTCTTCGGTCTCTCTTCGGGTGAAGTCTGGCAGACAATAACATCCGGCGAACGCATCGATCCGAAGATGAGCAACCTGGCACTCGCCTGGAACAACATCCTCTACAATGCCTCCTGGCAGCATCTGGACGTCTGGACCAAGCTCTTGCAGACCATCGTCATGGCCTTCATGGGTACGCTGCTCGCCATGCTGGTCGCCTTCCCGCTGTCCTTCATTGCGGCGCGCAACATCACCCGCAATCGACCGGTGAACCAGATCACCAAGCGCTTCTTCGACTTCGTCCGGTCGGTCGACATGCTGATCTGGGCGCTGTTCTTCACCCGCGCCTTTGGCCCTGGGCCGCTTGCCGGCATCTCGGCAATCTTCGTCACCGACACCGGCACGCTCGGCAAGCTTTATGCCGAGGCGCTGGAGAACATCGACGACAAGCAGCGCGAAGGGGTGAAGTCGGTCGGAGCACCGGCAGCGGCCGTCCAGCGCTTCGGTGTATTGCCGCAGGTGATGCCGGTTTTCGCCTCCCAGGCCCTCTATTTTTGGGAATCGAACACCCGATCGGCAACCATCATCGGCGCGGTCGGCGCAGGTGGCATCGGCCTCAAACTCTGGGAGGCCATGCGCACCAATTCCGACTGGGAAAATGTCGCCTACATGGTGCTCCTGATCCTGATCGTGGTGTTCATTTTCGATGCCATCTCCAATAGCCTGCGCTCACGCCTGATGGGAAAGAGCCGCCACTGA
- the phnH gene encoding phosphonate C-P lyase system protein PhnH: MLEVTESLDGGFPDAVTHAQTVFRSIMDAMARPGSVGVVDVAVAPPAPLGIAAGALLLTLCDHDTPIWVTPVLAKSALSGWIGFHTGASLTSTKTDAKFAFVEAGAPVPSLTQFALGTQEYPDRSTTLVVEVPSLEGGKPLQLSGPGIRDTAVIAPKGLPETFLRQWADNGALFPRGVDMVLTAGRRFIALPRTTKIREMEA, encoded by the coding sequence ATGCTCGAAGTGACTGAAAGCCTCGACGGCGGTTTCCCGGATGCCGTTACCCATGCCCAGACGGTCTTCCGCAGCATCATGGACGCCATGGCCCGCCCCGGCAGCGTCGGTGTGGTCGACGTGGCAGTTGCACCACCCGCCCCGCTCGGTATCGCGGCTGGCGCCCTGCTGCTGACTCTGTGCGACCACGACACGCCGATCTGGGTCACGCCTGTTCTCGCCAAGTCCGCCCTTTCAGGCTGGATCGGCTTCCACACCGGCGCCAGCCTGACGTCCACAAAGACGGATGCCAAGTTCGCCTTCGTCGAAGCAGGCGCGCCTGTCCCGTCGCTGACACAATTTGCGCTGGGAACCCAGGAATACCCTGATCGTTCGACGACGCTGGTCGTCGAGGTCCCATCGCTCGAGGGCGGCAAGCCTCTGCAACTGTCAGGCCCTGGAATTCGCGACACCGCCGTCATCGCTCCGAAAGGTCTGCCCGAAACCTTCCTGCGCCAATGGGCCGACAATGGTGCTCTGTTCCCGCGCGGTGTCGACATGGTGCTGACCGCGGGTCGCCGTTTCATCGCGCTGCCGCGCACGACCAAGATCCGTGAGATGGAGGCCTGA
- a CDS encoding DapH/DapD/GlmU-related protein, with protein sequence MTKKLGLEPLVHDTARVVNSTLGRYTEVADRCRLDEVEMGDYSYIMQDGAVWCATVGKFANIAAAVRINATNHPTWRPTLHHFTYRAGDYFDGAENDHDFFAWRRENRVVIGHDVWIGHGATVLPGVTIGDGAVIGAGAVVSRDVAPYTIVGGVPARLIRERFPKSVAERMQALAWWDWDHDRLFAALDDFRHMDTEAFLEEYA encoded by the coding sequence ATGACGAAGAAGCTCGGGCTCGAACCCCTCGTCCACGACACCGCACGCGTCGTGAATTCGACGCTTGGCCGCTATACGGAAGTCGCCGATCGCTGCCGGTTGGATGAAGTCGAAATGGGCGACTACTCCTACATCATGCAGGACGGCGCCGTCTGGTGTGCGACGGTCGGCAAGTTCGCCAACATCGCGGCTGCCGTGCGCATCAACGCCACCAACCATCCGACCTGGCGCCCGACGCTGCACCACTTCACCTATCGCGCGGGAGACTATTTCGACGGCGCCGAGAACGATCACGACTTCTTCGCCTGGCGTCGCGAAAACCGCGTCGTGATCGGCCATGACGTCTGGATCGGTCACGGGGCAACCGTCTTGCCAGGCGTCACCATTGGCGACGGTGCGGTGATTGGCGCCGGCGCCGTCGTGTCACGCGATGTAGCCCCCTACACAATCGTCGGTGGAGTCCCGGCCAGGCTCATCCGTGAACGATTTCCAAAGTCAGTTGCCGAACGCATGCAGGCGCTCGCCTGGTGGGACTGGGATCACGACCGGCTGTTCGCCGCACTCGACGATTTTCGTCACATGGACACTGAAGCTTTCCTCGAAGAATACGCCTAA
- the phnK gene encoding phosphonate C-P lyase system protein PhnK produces the protein MSDQPLLKVRNLSKFYGSRIGCSNVSFDLWPGEVLAIVGESGSGKTTLLSCLSTRLMPTTGSVDYHMRDGQYRELYHMGEAERRFLMRTDWGFVHQNPADGLRMTVSAGANVGERLMAVGDRHYGRIRQTASEWLERVEISTDRIDDQPRAFSGGMRQRLQIARNLVTGPRLVFMDEPTGGLDVSVQARLLDLVRGLVNDLGLSAVVVTHDLAVARLLSHRMMVMKDGHVIEHGLTDRVLDDPREPYTQLLVSSILQV, from the coding sequence ATGAGCGACCAGCCGCTTCTGAAAGTTCGCAACCTCTCCAAGTTCTACGGCAGCCGGATCGGCTGCTCGAACGTCTCCTTTGATCTCTGGCCGGGCGAAGTGCTCGCCATCGTCGGCGAAAGCGGCTCGGGGAAGACGACGCTTTTGAGCTGCCTCTCGACCCGGCTGATGCCGACGACCGGCAGCGTCGATTACCACATGCGCGACGGCCAGTACCGCGAGCTCTATCACATGGGTGAAGCCGAACGCCGCTTCCTGATGCGCACGGACTGGGGCTTCGTGCACCAGAACCCCGCCGATGGTCTTCGCATGACGGTCTCTGCCGGCGCCAATGTCGGTGAACGCCTGATGGCCGTCGGCGATCGCCACTATGGCCGCATCCGCCAGACGGCGAGCGAATGGCTGGAGCGCGTCGAGATCTCGACCGATCGCATCGACGACCAGCCGCGCGCTTTCTCCGGCGGCATGCGCCAGCGCCTGCAGATCGCCCGCAATCTCGTCACCGGCCCTCGCCTCGTCTTTATGGACGAACCGACCGGCGGCCTCGATGTCTCGGTCCAGGCCCGCCTGCTCGATCTCGTCCGCGGCCTCGTCAACGACCTCGGCCTCTCGGCCGTCGTCGTTACCCATGACCTCGCGGTCGCCCGCCTGCTGTCCCACCGGATGATGGTGATGAAGGACGGCCATGTCATCGAACACGGCCTGACCGACCGCGTCCTCGACGACCCGCGCGAACCCTACACTCAGCTGCTCGTATCCTCGATCCTGCAGGTCTGA
- the phnL gene encoding phosphonate C-P lyase system protein PhnL, translated as MATPLIVSEVAKSFTMHLRGGLVLPVVSNVSFSVASGECVVLGGPSGIGKSSILKMLYGNYAVDQGQILVNHCGRIVDLASADPRTVLEVRRGTLGYVSQFLRTVPRVSTLDVVAEPLVARGISVDEARERASELLSRLNLPRDLWQLPPSTFSGGEQQRVNIARGFITDHAVLLLDEPTASLDAANRAVVVSMIRAKKEAGVALLGIFHDEEVREAVADRILDVMLFSPRKAAA; from the coding sequence ATGGCCACGCCCCTCATCGTTTCGGAAGTCGCGAAAAGCTTCACCATGCATCTGCGCGGCGGGCTCGTCCTGCCGGTCGTCTCCAACGTCTCCTTCTCTGTCGCATCCGGAGAATGTGTCGTGCTCGGCGGCCCCTCTGGCATCGGCAAGAGCTCGATCCTCAAGATGCTCTACGGCAACTACGCCGTCGACCAGGGCCAGATCCTGGTCAATCACTGCGGCCGCATCGTCGACCTTGCCAGCGCCGACCCGCGCACGGTGCTTGAAGTCCGCCGTGGCACGCTGGGTTATGTCAGCCAGTTCCTGCGCACCGTCCCGCGTGTCTCGACACTCGACGTGGTGGCTGAACCGCTCGTTGCACGCGGTATATCTGTAGACGAAGCGCGCGAACGCGCGAGCGAACTCCTAAGCCGGCTAAATTTGCCGCGCGATCTCTGGCAGCTGCCACCCTCCACCTTTTCCGGTGGCGAACAGCAACGCGTCAACATCGCCCGCGGCTTCATCACCGACCATGCCGTGCTGCTGCTCGATGAACCGACAGCCTCGCTCGACGCGGCCAACCGGGCCGTGGTCGTCTCGATGATCCGCGCCAAGAAAGAGGCAGGCGTCGCGCTGCTCGGCATCTTCCACGATGAGGAAGTCCGCGAAGCCGTGGCCGACCGGATCCTCGATGTCATGCTGTTTTCGCCGCGAAAGGCAGCCGCATGA
- the phnD gene encoding phosphonate ABC transporter substrate-binding protein, translating into MLKKTLLATAALVALASGVHAEDLKEFRIGILGGENEADRLRNFQCMTEKLPAALGVEKVSLFPAADYDGVVQGLLGGTLDYAELGASAFAKVYLAKEDAVEPILTTVQTDGSSGYYSIMVARKDSGITKIEDIKGKKLGYADADSTSGYLVPLVTLPEALGAPVDQVVASTGFGGGHENLVLEVVKGTFDVGTTWGSGVGDFKDGYSSGNLRKMVDKGVLNMDDLVEVWKSPLIPNGPIVVRTSMNEDMKMKFKQFMMELPTSDPACFSAVQGGDFKGYTDVTVDFYKPIIDARKATIGG; encoded by the coding sequence ATGTTGAAGAAGACCCTGCTCGCCACGGCGGCTCTCGTTGCTCTGGCTTCCGGCGTCCATGCCGAAGACCTCAAGGAATTCCGCATCGGTATTCTCGGCGGCGAAAACGAAGCCGACCGTCTGCGCAATTTCCAGTGCATGACCGAAAAGCTCCCGGCCGCTCTCGGCGTCGAGAAGGTCTCGCTCTTCCCGGCCGCCGATTATGATGGCGTCGTTCAGGGCCTGCTCGGCGGCACGCTCGATTACGCCGAACTCGGCGCCTCGGCCTTCGCCAAGGTCTACCTCGCCAAGGAAGACGCCGTCGAGCCGATCCTGACCACCGTCCAGACCGACGGTTCCAGCGGCTACTACTCGATCATGGTTGCCCGCAAGGATTCGGGCATCACCAAGATCGAAGACATCAAGGGCAAGAAGCTCGGCTATGCCGATGCGGACTCGACCTCCGGCTATCTCGTCCCCCTCGTCACCCTGCCGGAAGCCCTCGGCGCTCCGGTTGATCAGGTCGTCGCCTCCACCGGCTTCGGCGGCGGCCATGAGAACCTTGTTCTCGAAGTCGTCAAGGGCACCTTCGACGTCGGCACCACCTGGGGTTCGGGCGTTGGCGATTTCAAGGACGGTTACTCTTCTGGCAACCTGCGCAAGATGGTCGACAAGGGCGTCCTGAACATGGACGACCTCGTCGAAGTCTGGAAGTCCCCGCTGATCCCGAACGGCCCGATCGTCGTTCGCACCTCGATGAACGAGGACATGAAGATGAAGTTCAAGCAGTTCATGATGGAACTGCCGACCTCCGACCCGGCCTGCTTCTCGGCTGTCCAGGGCGGCGATTTCAAGGGCTACACCGACGTCACCGTCGACTTCTACAAGCCGATCATCGATGCCCGCAAGGCAACCATCGGCGGCTGA
- the phnF gene encoding phosphonate metabolism transcriptional regulator PhnF: protein MQRQKGVALWRQISDRIRANILTGLYDKTGMVPAETALAEEFGVNRHTVRAALAALAQEGIVRAAQGRGTMITQRDKFDFPIGRRTRFSEGIGEQARDLKGILLSSAREIASADLVKRLKLNPGDEVLRLDGIRKADGRAVSRSTMWFPAERFAGIDTAFAETGSITRALSRCGVDDYVREVTEISAVHAEPDDVVHLELTPGAIVLVTRALNTDPAGCPIQYAVTRFPADRVQFTIRN from the coding sequence ATGCAGAGACAGAAGGGCGTGGCCCTTTGGCGCCAGATTTCCGATCGGATCCGCGCCAATATCCTGACAGGTCTCTATGACAAGACGGGCATGGTGCCGGCGGAAACCGCGCTGGCGGAGGAATTCGGCGTCAACCGCCACACGGTGCGCGCGGCACTGGCGGCGCTTGCGCAGGAGGGCATCGTGCGCGCGGCCCAAGGGCGCGGCACGATGATTACCCAGCGCGACAAGTTCGACTTTCCGATCGGGAGGCGTACCCGCTTCAGCGAAGGCATTGGCGAGCAGGCGCGGGATCTCAAGGGGATCCTGCTGTCGTCCGCTCGCGAAATTGCCTCCGCCGATCTCGTCAAGCGCCTGAAACTCAATCCAGGCGACGAGGTCTTGCGGCTCGATGGCATCAGAAAGGCCGACGGTCGTGCCGTCTCACGGTCAACCATGTGGTTTCCGGCAGAGCGGTTTGCTGGCATCGACACGGCATTTGCTGAAACGGGTTCGATCACCCGGGCGCTCTCTCGCTGTGGTGTCGATGACTACGTCCGTGAGGTCACCGAGATCTCGGCCGTCCACGCAGAGCCTGATGACGTCGTTCATCTCGAGTTGACGCCGGGTGCGATCGTACTGGTGACCCGTGCGCTGAATACCGATCCGGCAGGCTGCCCGATTCAGTATGCGGTCACCCGTTTCCCGGCAGATCGCGTTCAGTTCACGATCCGAAACTGA
- the phnC gene encoding phosphonate ABC transporter ATP-binding protein, translating into MLFRLDNLTRQFGTTKAVDSVTLEIPAGQMVGVIGRSGAGKSTLLRMINRLVDPTSGSIRFDDLEISNLHGTALRNWQRDCAMIFQQFNLVPRLDVLTNVLLGRLNHRSTTLSILNVFTREERLMAIAALERLGIEQTALQAAGTLSGGQQQRVAIARALMQSPKMILADEPIASLDPLNAKIVMDALRDINEREGITVMTNLHTLDTARNYCERIIGMARGRVVFDGTPAELTAEAVHEIYGADQHGAGIDETMTSTSINIAHQDNEQRKIPSAGLRPLAVAEA; encoded by the coding sequence ATGCTCTTCAGGCTGGACAATCTCACCCGCCAGTTCGGGACAACCAAGGCCGTGGACTCGGTGACCCTCGAGATCCCCGCCGGCCAGATGGTTGGTGTGATCGGCCGTTCGGGCGCCGGCAAGTCGACACTGCTGCGCATGATCAACCGCCTGGTCGACCCAACCTCGGGCAGCATCCGTTTTGACGATCTCGAGATCTCCAATCTTCATGGCACGGCCCTGCGCAACTGGCAGCGCGACTGCGCCATGATCTTCCAGCAGTTCAACCTCGTGCCACGTCTCGACGTGCTGACGAATGTACTGCTTGGCCGCCTGAACCATCGGTCGACAACCCTTTCGATCCTCAACGTCTTCACCCGCGAAGAGCGCCTGATGGCAATCGCCGCCCTCGAGCGGCTCGGCATCGAGCAGACAGCCCTGCAGGCAGCCGGAACGCTTTCCGGTGGCCAGCAGCAGCGCGTGGCGATCGCCCGCGCCCTGATGCAGTCACCGAAGATGATCCTCGCCGACGAGCCGATCGCCTCGCTCGACCCGTTGAACGCCAAGATCGTCATGGATGCGCTGCGCGACATCAACGAGCGCGAAGGCATCACCGTCATGACCAACCTGCACACGCTCGATACGGCCCGCAACTACTGCGAGCGCATCATCGGCATGGCGCGGGGCCGCGTCGTCTTCGACGGCACGCCGGCAGAACTCACGGCCGAGGCAGTGCACGAAATCTACGGCGCCGACCAGCATGGTGCCGGCATCGATGAAACGATGACCTCGACGAGCATCAACATTGCGCATCAGGACAACGAACAACGCAAGATCCCATCCGCTGGCCTGCGCCCTCTCGCCGTAGCCGAGGCCTGA
- the phnE gene encoding phosphonate ABC transporter, permease protein PhnE, with protein sequence MAMTATQPTLSERGAVVERHWQELAAKRRIYTGLGAVILLLAVTGSLWFANDTNAGKFFDRLPYLFDFVGELVPRDGWEIWRALFDLPSPYDDGSLKYNYPEGRFYITDSLYIPEYFHKMLETVNIALLSTVIAMIFGYALAFLAAKNTMPSAWIRWPVRRFMEILRAFPEVVIAGFFLAILSLGPIPAIIAVTIHTIGALGKMFFEVIENADMRPDEGLRAVGANWFERVWFAITPQVMPNFMSYFLLRIEINVRASTIIGAVGGGGIGEALRLSIGQGHEAKTLAIILLLLSTVIAVDQFSAWLRRKLVGEQSFQSVT encoded by the coding sequence ATGGCCATGACGGCGACACAGCCCACCCTGAGCGAGCGCGGCGCGGTCGTCGAGCGCCATTGGCAGGAACTGGCGGCGAAACGGCGCATCTATACCGGCCTTGGCGCCGTGATCCTGCTCCTCGCCGTGACCGGTTCGCTCTGGTTCGCCAACGACACCAATGCCGGCAAGTTCTTCGACCGCCTGCCCTACCTTTTTGACTTCGTGGGCGAACTCGTCCCCCGCGACGGTTGGGAGATATGGCGGGCCCTGTTCGACCTGCCCTCCCCCTATGACGACGGCAGCTTGAAATACAATTATCCGGAGGGTCGGTTCTACATCACCGACAGCCTCTACATCCCCGAATACTTCCACAAGATGCTGGAGACGGTGAATATCGCGCTCCTGTCCACTGTGATCGCGATGATCTTCGGCTATGCACTTGCCTTCCTTGCAGCCAAGAACACCATGCCGAGCGCCTGGATCCGCTGGCCGGTTCGTCGTTTCATGGAGATCCTGCGCGCCTTTCCGGAAGTGGTCATCGCAGGCTTCTTCCTGGCCATCCTTTCGCTTGGTCCCATCCCTGCGATCATCGCGGTGACGATCCACACCATCGGCGCACTCGGCAAGATGTTCTTCGAAGTCATAGAGAATGCCGACATGCGGCCTGACGAAGGGCTGCGTGCCGTCGGCGCTAACTGGTTCGAGCGCGTCTGGTTTGCCATCACGCCTCAGGTCATGCCGAACTTCATGAGCTACTTCCTGCTGCGCATAGAAATCAACGTGCGCGCCTCCACGATCATCGGCGCTGTCGGCGGCGGCGGCATCGGCGAAGCCCTGCGCCTGTCGATCGGTCAGGGCCACGAGGCAAAGACCCTCGCAATCATCCTTCTCCTTTTGTCGACAGTCATCGCCGTCGACCAGTTCTCCGCATGGCTGCGCCGCAAGCTCGTCGGCGAGCAGTCTTTCCAGTCGGTCACGTGA